A genome region from Neoarius graeffei isolate fNeoGra1 chromosome 21, fNeoGra1.pri, whole genome shotgun sequence includes the following:
- the llph gene encoding protein LLP homolog — protein MAKSLRSKWKRKMRAEKRKKNAPKELARLKAALGQEGKSEITMKDVCETATLVPAHALRDRVQDVEMSGKDGENAGEQSEMGRMETDSKRKKDTLLNEHGQYPVWMSQRQAKKLKHQRMAKKTGHRKKKKGVAW, from the exons ATGGCGAAAAGTCTGCGCAGTAAGTGGAAGAGGAAGATGAGAGcggagaagaggaagaagaatgcGCCGAAGGAGCTGGCCCGGCTGAAGGCGGCTCTGGGTCAGGAGGGGAAAAGTGAGATCACCATGAAGGACGTGTGTGAGACGGCGACGCTGGTCCCGGCTCACGCGCTGAGGGACAGAGTGCAGGACGTGGAGATGAGTGGAAAGGACGGAGAGAACGCTGGAGAGCAGA GTGAGATGGGGCGGATGGAGACGGACAGTAAGCGGAAGAAGGACACTCTGCTGAATGAACATGGACAGTACCCTGTGTGGATGAGCCAGAGACAGGCCAAGAAACTCAAACACCAGCGCATGGCCAAGAAAACAGGccacaggaagaagaagaagggtgTGGCCTGGTAG